In Flavobacteriales bacterium, one genomic interval encodes:
- a CDS encoding agmatinase family protein → MSKATKIKNFDANGPAPEDAGIYGLPFTAEEADIVLIPVPWEVTTSYGAGTSCGPEAILEASYQVDLFHREFPELWKRGIAMDELPMALLEQSQALKKEAKHVMDLLIKGGDKKKQARAKKALDLINAECEVMNAWVEQRAGYWMDQGKLVGLVGGDHSTPLGLFQAQAKRHKEFGILHIDAHMDLRIAYEDFTYSHASIMYNTLPIKQMKQLVSVGIRDFCEQENTVFLKQKDRVKVILSADIRRQQFDGITWREQCDAIISALPEKVHISFDIDGLEPTLCPNTGTPVPGGLQFEEATYLLSRLAASGKKIIGFDLVEVAPGAHDEWDANVGARLLYHLCGILAK, encoded by the coding sequence ATGTCCAAAGCCACCAAGATCAAGAATTTCGATGCTAACGGTCCTGCACCTGAAGATGCTGGGATCTACGGCCTACCCTTCACAGCAGAAGAAGCCGATATCGTATTGATCCCGGTACCGTGGGAAGTGACCACGAGCTATGGTGCAGGAACTTCTTGTGGTCCCGAAGCGATCTTGGAAGCAAGTTATCAGGTGGATCTATTTCATCGGGAATTTCCGGAATTATGGAAGCGTGGAATAGCGATGGATGAGCTCCCAATGGCATTGCTGGAACAGAGCCAAGCGTTGAAGAAAGAGGCCAAACATGTAATGGATCTTTTGATAAAAGGGGGAGACAAAAAGAAACAAGCTCGTGCGAAAAAGGCGTTGGACTTGATCAACGCCGAATGCGAAGTGATGAACGCATGGGTTGAACAACGGGCCGGATACTGGATGGACCAAGGAAAGTTGGTGGGTCTTGTTGGTGGGGACCACAGCACACCGCTTGGCCTATTCCAAGCGCAGGCCAAGCGACATAAGGAGTTCGGTATCCTCCATATCGATGCACATATGGATCTTCGCATTGCCTATGAAGACTTCACGTATAGCCATGCGAGCATCATGTACAACACACTTCCGATCAAGCAAATGAAGCAGTTGGTAAGTGTTGGTATCCGTGATTTTTGCGAACAAGAGAACACTGTTTTCCTCAAACAAAAAGATCGTGTAAAAGTGATCTTGAGTGCGGATATACGCCGTCAGCAATTTGATGGTATAACGTGGCGCGAACAGTGCGATGCGATCATTAGCGCGTTACCGGAAAAGGTCCATATCAGTTTCGATATCGATGGCTTGGAACCCACGCTCTGTCCGAATACCGGCACACCCGTACCCGGTGGACTACAGTTCGAAGAGGCCACCTATCTCCTTTCTCGTTTAGCCGCGAGCGGAAAGAAGATCATCGGTTTCGACCTTGTGGAAGTTGCACCCGGAGCCCATGATGAATGGGACGCTAACGTAGGTGCAAGGCTGCTTTATCATCTGTGCGGGATACTGGCAAAGTAA
- a CDS encoding PspC domain-containing protein, translating to MKKTLTANISGTVFHIEEDAYEKLQRYLSSIRGQFTGTDGRDEIMADIEARISELFQERLDGKRQVVNVEDVAHIIGIMGQPEDYMDSSDDGENNAHANAGSDPNWTFGGGRKHRRLMRDTEDKWVGGVLSGVGAYFGFDPLILRLIYIALLFMGVGVLIYIILWIVVPPADSAADRLEMRGEPVTVDNLKKVFDEGAERVKTGATHVANEASDLGKRFAGSGAGPRKDQFARTAARGVGVLGKIIGVALIIAGFLIGMMLIAGIVGAGTLTYDSLSGGSGAGYFEMGGLFFASSSQAIWFVLASILLALIPVIALVLLGLRLVFNTKSPGWFSGTLAAVWFIALIVTMVLGIRLGNDFKRSEKLRTEVEMLQPTGQILHVNSMIDEEDDRNWKISFNNGRTGWDADLFRTSADSIHGAWAQMDVKRSPDHNYHLIVERKAQARSLKSSMIRASNITFKVSQVDSILELSPWLNFPKSDKIRAQRIRFIVQVPLGKAIHLGDNTGFMLDDVDNVTNTYDGDMVGQTWTMTLSGLSRDVDPDHVPDDLPIQPNAPAIDTTGTKSNIVVSIGNWKLSGSSDQVEEDRSTASTSNDVAYKLPNVLDLLFQRM from the coding sequence ATGAAAAAAACCCTCACAGCCAACATCAGCGGCACGGTGTTCCATATTGAAGAGGATGCCTATGAAAAGTTGCAGCGCTACCTCTCAAGTATCCGAGGCCAGTTCACGGGAACCGACGGCCGCGATGAGATCATGGCCGACATTGAAGCGCGGATCTCGGAGCTTTTCCAAGAGCGTTTGGATGGTAAAAGACAGGTCGTGAATGTCGAAGATGTAGCACATATCATCGGTATCATGGGTCAACCGGAGGACTACATGGATAGTAGCGATGATGGCGAGAACAATGCGCATGCCAATGCGGGTAGTGATCCGAACTGGACCTTTGGTGGTGGCCGCAAACACCGTCGTTTAATGCGCGATACCGAAGACAAATGGGTCGGTGGAGTATTGAGCGGGGTCGGTGCCTATTTCGGTTTTGACCCGTTGATCCTACGCTTGATCTACATCGCACTGCTGTTCATGGGAGTTGGTGTGCTTATCTACATCATTCTATGGATCGTTGTACCACCAGCGGATAGTGCAGCTGATCGGCTGGAAATGCGTGGCGAACCTGTTACCGTTGATAACCTGAAAAAGGTTTTTGATGAAGGTGCAGAACGCGTTAAGACCGGCGCAACTCATGTCGCGAATGAAGCAAGTGATCTAGGCAAGCGTTTTGCCGGATCGGGTGCAGGCCCTAGAAAAGACCAGTTCGCTCGCACGGCAGCAAGAGGCGTTGGAGTGCTCGGCAAGATAATTGGTGTGGCATTGATCATAGCAGGCTTTCTAATAGGCATGATGCTGATCGCCGGGATCGTTGGCGCAGGAACACTTACGTATGACAGTCTTTCCGGTGGTAGCGGTGCCGGATATTTTGAAATGGGCGGTCTCTTCTTCGCTAGTTCAAGTCAAGCGATCTGGTTCGTTCTGGCAAGCATTCTATTGGCCTTGATACCGGTTATCGCATTGGTACTTCTTGGCTTACGTCTGGTCTTTAATACCAAGTCGCCAGGATGGTTCTCCGGAACGCTGGCGGCCGTTTGGTTCATTGCCTTGATCGTAACAATGGTACTTGGCATACGCCTTGGAAATGATTTCAAGCGAAGTGAAAAGTTACGTACCGAAGTTGAAATGCTCCAACCTACTGGACAGATACTCCATGTGAACAGCATGATCGATGAAGAAGATGATCGTAACTGGAAAATATCCTTTAATAATGGAAGAACCGGGTGGGATGCTGACCTGTTCCGTACTTCTGCGGATAGCATTCACGGTGCATGGGCCCAGATGGATGTAAAACGAAGCCCGGATCACAACTACCATTTGATCGTGGAACGCAAAGCACAGGCTCGCTCACTTAAAAGTAGCATGATCCGTGCTTCAAACATTACGTTCAAGGTATCTCAAGTGGATTCCATCCTCGAACTCTCGCCATGGCTGAATTTTCCGAAAAGTGATAAGATACGGGCGCAGCGTATTCGTTTCATTGTACAGGTTCCCCTTGGCAAGGCGATCCATCTAGGGGATAATACCGGTTTCATGTTGGATGATGTGGACAATGTGACCAACACGTACGACGGTGACATGGTGGGACAAACGTGGACCATGACCCTAAGTGGTCTGAGCCGTGATGTGGACCCGGATCACGTACCGGATGATCTGCCCATACAACCGAACGCTCCAGCAATTGACACAACCGGAACCAAGAGCAACATTGTCGTTAGCATCGGAAATTGGAAATTGAGCGGTTCATCCGACCAGGTCGAAGAGGATCGCAGTACGGCTTCCACCAGCAACGACGTAGCCTACAAACTACCGAACGTGCTGGACCTGCTTTTCCAGCGGATGTAA
- a CDS encoding PadR family transcriptional regulator: MKVENTKAQMRKGVLEYCILGVLAQGELYPSDIISKLKEAKLIVVEGTLYPLLTRLKDAGLLNYRWEESRSGPPRKYYKLTTVGDKFLTELDQTWDELSLAVKKTTRLNK, translated from the coding sequence ATGAAAGTGGAGAACACAAAAGCGCAAATGCGCAAAGGGGTGCTGGAATACTGCATCCTTGGCGTTCTGGCCCAGGGCGAGCTATATCCATCGGACATTATCTCCAAGTTGAAAGAAGCGAAGTTGATCGTGGTCGAAGGAACGCTCTACCCGCTGCTCACCCGCCTAAAGGATGCCGGCCTGCTCAACTATCGTTGGGAGGAATCACGCTCCGGACCGCCGCGCAAATATTATAAGCTCACGACCGTTGGTGACAAATTCCTCACGGAATTGGATCAGACCTGGGACGAATTGAGCCTTGCAGTAAAGAAAACAACCCGCCTCAATAAATGA
- a CDS encoding glycosyltransferase family 39 protein, producing the protein MVRRFFFVFPIFLALLGLIALGVSTLDHATVLDHLNRAAADGNVDSYSAGLHGQIQGNFRVAALILGAFAVCMFLLRDQLTIWFTSEGGIARFITEAKKLKRDYAKRTSKGHKQMVLLIVLVGVILRCVMLFQPITYDEAFTYTYFATRPLYIILSDYSYPNNHVLNTILINLFTSILGVSKFTVRLPAFIAGVACLPLFYMFVRHMFNRYIALVALAFVASSPRLIEYSALGRGYAITWLCLILALLLGRRFAKENDLVSAMLIGVVCAIGMWAVPTMVYPALMIYLWLILYILNKYKDSRIDRVWNWLGSIIVFVILSLLLYAPMLIVNGAVGYGRLSVTPERTLEMFSVVSGDKALEIWAWFSDPGHFWISMLVCVGLVFAGFISVKYRLLMAAMFFGAVPLVVYQLEVPPPRVWVYTLFIFHLSSAIALYYLLKLFHDNGMKALTERRRAVLMSFAVLLGFGISGMDHLMSDRSRSGDATFSAARISASIVPEDRVITQYPWEAPMEFEAMANGVDRRVFYNPIPENGSIYVLVGTKEDQSLAGVLAHNGFFQKDLPLFELVEDTNGLKTFVARIKEGS; encoded by the coding sequence ATGGTACGTAGGTTCTTCTTCGTATTTCCGATCTTCTTGGCTCTCCTTGGGCTGATAGCCCTAGGTGTATCCACGTTGGATCATGCAACTGTATTGGATCACTTGAACAGAGCTGCGGCAGACGGTAATGTCGATTCGTATTCGGCAGGCCTGCATGGCCAGATCCAAGGAAACTTCCGCGTAGCTGCTCTGATCCTTGGTGCTTTCGCTGTATGTATGTTCCTACTACGCGATCAGCTTACGATCTGGTTCACGAGCGAAGGTGGTATAGCGCGTTTCATCACCGAAGCAAAAAAGTTGAAACGCGATTACGCCAAACGAACATCAAAAGGCCATAAACAAATGGTACTTCTGATCGTATTGGTTGGTGTCATATTGCGGTGTGTTATGCTGTTCCAACCAATTACGTACGATGAAGCATTCACCTACACCTATTTCGCGACACGTCCCTTATATATAATCCTAAGCGACTATTCGTATCCGAACAATCATGTGCTTAATACCATACTTATTAATTTGTTCACTTCCATTCTGGGTGTAAGCAAGTTCACGGTCCGTTTACCGGCTTTTATTGCTGGCGTTGCCTGTTTGCCCTTGTTCTACATGTTCGTACGGCACATGTTCAACCGCTACATAGCCTTGGTGGCATTGGCTTTCGTGGCCAGTTCACCGCGCCTCATCGAATACAGTGCGTTGGGTAGAGGGTATGCTATCACGTGGTTGTGTTTGATCCTCGCGCTTTTGTTGGGAAGGCGATTCGCCAAGGAGAACGATCTTGTAAGTGCTATGTTGATCGGCGTAGTCTGCGCTATTGGTATGTGGGCCGTTCCTACTATGGTCTATCCAGCCCTTATGATCTATCTCTGGTTGATCCTATATATTCTGAACAAATACAAGGATTCACGGATCGATCGCGTTTGGAATTGGTTAGGGTCCATTATTGTTTTCGTGATCTTATCCCTTCTGCTTTATGCGCCAATGTTGATCGTGAACGGAGCCGTGGGCTACGGTCGGTTATCTGTTACGCCGGAGCGGACATTGGAGATGTTCTCCGTGGTTTCTGGCGATAAGGCACTAGAGATCTGGGCATGGTTCAGTGACCCGGGGCATTTTTGGATATCCATGTTGGTTTGTGTGGGACTCGTTTTCGCGGGATTCATATCCGTTAAGTACAGGTTGCTAATGGCTGCCATGTTCTTTGGCGCTGTGCCGCTGGTGGTATATCAATTGGAGGTTCCGCCACCTCGTGTTTGGGTGTATACGCTGTTCATATTCCACCTTAGTTCCGCGATCGCATTGTACTACCTGCTGAAGCTGTTCCATGATAATGGCATGAAAGCATTGACGGAAAGACGACGTGCCGTTTTAATGAGTTTTGCAGTTCTACTTGGTTTCGGGATCTCTGGAATGGATCATCTAATGAGTGATAGGAGTCGCAGTGGAGACGCTACTTTTTCTGCAGCGAGGATCAGTGCTTCGATTGTTCCAGAAGATCGCGTGATCACGCAATACCCTTGGGAAGCACCCATGGAATTCGAGGCTATGGCAAATGGAGTCGATCGTCGCGTTTTCTATAACCCCATACCGGAAAATGGTTCGATCTATGTCCTGGTCGGCACTAAAGAAGACCAGTCTCTTGCGGGTGTGCTGGCCCACAATGGTTTTTTTCAAAAAGACCTCCCACTTTTCGAGTTGGTTGAAGATACCAATGGATTGAAGACCTTTGTGGCCCGAATTAAGGAGGGCAGTTGA
- the ettA gene encoding energy-dependent translational throttle protein EttA, whose amino-acid sequence MAEEGRQIIFNMVKVGKTLSSGKKILNDIYLGFYYGAKIGILGLNGSGKSTLMRIIAGKDKNFDGDVHLSPGYTIGHLEQEPDLDESKTVIDIVREGVQPIMDLLKEFEDVNNKFADEEILNDPDKMQKLIDRQAALQDKIEATGAWEIDQKLDIAMDALRCPEPDAKISVLSGGERRRVALCRLLLQSPDILLLDEPTNHLDAESVAWLEQHLAAYKGTVIAITHDRYFLDNVAGWILELDRGEGIPYKGNYTNWLEQKTERLTREEKTESKRNRILKQELEWVRSNAKARRTKSKARLENYEKLQSETVKEKEAKLEIYIPNGQRLGDKVIEFKDVSKGFGDRMLFENLTFALPPAGIVGIIGPNGAGKTTLFRMVMGEEKADSGTITLGDTVQLAYVDQSHKELLPEKTVYEVVSGGLENMSIGGTLVNSRAYLARFNFTGTDQNKKVNVLSGGERNRLHLAMTLKQGSNVLLLDEPTNDLDVNTLRALEEAIQDYSGCAVIISHDRWFMDRVCTHILAFEGNSNVYWFEGGFSEYEENYKKRVGDVVPKRLKYRKLVRG is encoded by the coding sequence ATGGCAGAAGAAGGACGTCAGATAATTTTCAATATGGTAAAGGTGGGCAAAACGCTCTCCTCTGGCAAGAAGATACTTAATGATATTTACCTCGGTTTCTATTACGGAGCCAAGATCGGTATACTGGGTCTAAATGGTAGTGGTAAATCCACACTCATGCGGATCATTGCGGGCAAGGACAAGAATTTCGACGGTGATGTACACCTTTCTCCGGGCTACACCATTGGGCACTTGGAGCAGGAGCCTGACCTGGATGAGTCCAAGACCGTGATCGATATCGTTCGCGAAGGGGTGCAACCTATTATGGACCTGCTCAAAGAATTCGAGGATGTGAACAATAAGTTCGCTGACGAGGAGATCTTGAATGATCCGGACAAAATGCAAAAGCTGATCGATCGCCAAGCTGCATTGCAGGATAAGATCGAAGCAACAGGGGCGTGGGAGATCGACCAGAAATTGGATATAGCAATGGATGCGCTGCGTTGTCCTGAGCCGGATGCGAAGATCAGCGTACTATCCGGTGGTGAGCGCCGCCGTGTGGCCCTGTGCCGCTTGCTGTTGCAAAGCCCGGATATTCTGCTGTTGGATGAACCGACCAATCACCTGGACGCAGAAAGCGTTGCCTGGTTGGAGCAGCACTTGGCTGCATACAAAGGAACCGTCATCGCTATTACGCACGATCGTTACTTCCTGGATAACGTGGCCGGTTGGATCCTTGAGCTGGATCGTGGCGAGGGCATTCCATACAAGGGTAATTACACCAATTGGTTGGAGCAGAAGACCGAACGGTTAACACGTGAAGAAAAGACCGAAAGCAAACGCAATCGTATCCTGAAGCAGGAGCTCGAATGGGTAAGGAGCAATGCGAAAGCGCGCCGTACGAAGAGCAAGGCACGTTTGGAGAACTACGAGAAATTGCAGAGTGAAACGGTGAAGGAGAAAGAGGCCAAGTTGGAGATCTACATCCCGAACGGTCAACGCTTGGGTGATAAGGTGATCGAGTTCAAGGATGTGTCCAAAGGGTTTGGCGATCGCATGCTTTTCGAGAACCTCACTTTCGCTTTACCACCTGCGGGTATCGTAGGCATCATAGGCCCCAACGGTGCTGGTAAGACCACCTTGTTCCGTATGGTCATGGGCGAGGAGAAGGCCGATTCCGGAACGATCACACTTGGTGATACCGTTCAGTTGGCCTACGTGGATCAAAGTCACAAGGAATTACTACCTGAGAAGACCGTCTATGAAGTGGTGAGCGGTGGATTGGAGAACATGTCCATCGGTGGTACGTTGGTGAACAGCCGCGCCTACTTGGCACGATTCAACTTCACCGGTACTGACCAGAATAAGAAGGTGAATGTGCTCTCCGGTGGAGAACGCAATCGCTTGCATTTGGCCATGACCTTGAAGCAAGGAAGCAACGTGTTGTTGTTGGACGAACCGACGAACGACCTCGATGTGAATACGCTCCGTGCGTTGGAAGAAGCCATTCAGGACTACAGCGGCTGCGCCGTTATCATTAGCCACGATCGTTGGTTCATGGATCGGGTTTGTACGCACATTCTTGCATTCGAAGGCAATAGCAATGTCTATTGGTTCGAGGGTGGCTTCAGCGAATACGAAGAGAACTACAAGAAGCGAGTAGGGGATGTGGTGCCGAAGCGATTGAAGTATAGGAAGTTGGTGAGAGGGTGA
- a CDS encoding O-antigen ligase family protein, translating into MALFKRINSTNLSSSDRSIWLLLVVTAFSIPLSLKLYSTERDLEVIFPAELLVGLTALYVIIRWVVSQRARSALDMQALKHPIVILIALDLMISVVSYWGSDEPMVSLKWLVVRTSYVLVFFLVPLLIREFNKEKLVKLLTYHAWALILVVIWVFKAAFEQGFDRNVANYSCMPFYNDHTIYAAALVFSLFTFLISVFSRKEEGASLFGGAVTVVLVSVVVIALVLSYTRAAWLSVVVVVILGVVLLIRPRPAVWLGCTLIIMLVAIFSWRPLQKAALEHKGDADADNAGISEVLWSYANISTDASNRERLVRWSSAYSIFLADPFLGCGPGMFKFKYPLYQDPEHASFRTVPQPTSAYISRVWEPTSDLIVRDNPQNLYVDPGTAHSEYLLALSERGPVALSLFIGIFVAMVLRYVDRIREMTDRSAMIQFLLVVLAILAYGVHGFFNNYLDDCKIAFPLYFFLVLFIRMDQHQFGKNVPAGGQLP; encoded by the coding sequence ATGGCTCTGTTCAAAAGGATCAATAGCACCAATCTCAGTTCTTCGGATCGATCGATCTGGTTGTTATTGGTCGTTACGGCATTCTCTATTCCGCTATCGTTGAAACTCTATTCAACTGAAAGGGATCTTGAAGTGATATTTCCAGCTGAACTACTTGTAGGGTTAACGGCGCTATACGTGATCATACGCTGGGTGGTATCACAACGCGCCAGATCCGCTCTGGATATGCAAGCGCTGAAACATCCGATCGTGATCCTTATTGCGCTGGATCTCATGATCAGCGTTGTGAGTTATTGGGGTTCGGATGAACCAATGGTTTCATTGAAGTGGCTCGTGGTGCGCACTTCCTATGTGTTGGTTTTCTTCTTGGTTCCGTTACTGATACGCGAGTTCAATAAGGAGAAGCTTGTTAAGTTATTGACCTACCATGCGTGGGCATTGATCCTGGTGGTCATTTGGGTCTTCAAAGCAGCCTTCGAACAAGGCTTTGATCGCAATGTTGCGAACTATTCCTGCATGCCGTTCTACAATGACCATACGATCTATGCAGCGGCGCTCGTCTTTTCATTGTTCACATTCTTGATCAGCGTATTTTCCCGAAAGGAAGAAGGTGCGTCGCTCTTCGGTGGTGCAGTAACTGTTGTTCTGGTTTCCGTTGTGGTGATCGCTCTTGTATTGTCCTACACGCGGGCAGCCTGGTTGAGTGTTGTCGTGGTTGTTATTCTCGGTGTTGTACTACTCATTCGGCCGAGGCCTGCTGTATGGCTTGGCTGTACCTTGATCATAATGCTCGTTGCAATTTTTTCATGGCGTCCATTGCAAAAGGCAGCGTTGGAACATAAAGGCGATGCGGACGCGGACAACGCTGGGATCTCCGAAGTGCTTTGGTCGTACGCTAACATATCAACTGATGCCAGCAATAGGGAACGTTTAGTGCGATGGTCCAGCGCCTACTCAATATTCTTGGCCGATCCATTCCTCGGATGTGGACCGGGCATGTTCAAGTTCAAGTATCCGCTATATCAGGATCCGGAACACGCAAGCTTCAGGACCGTGCCGCAACCAACTTCGGCATACATCAGTAGAGTTTGGGAACCGACATCAGACCTTATTGTAAGGGACAACCCTCAGAACTTGTACGTCGATCCCGGTACAGCGCATTCCGAATACCTATTGGCTTTGAGTGAACGCGGACCGGTTGCATTGTCCTTGTTCATCGGGATCTTTGTTGCTATGGTTCTACGCTATGTTGACCGGATCCGCGAAATGACCGATCGATCAGCGATGATCCAATTCCTTCTGGTTGTACTGGCCATTCTGGCCTATGGTGTTCACGGATTCTTCAACAATTATCTTGATGATTGTAAAATAGCTTTTCCCTTGTATTTTTTTCTGGTACTCTTCATTCGTATGGATCAGCACCAGTTCGGAAAAAACGTTCCTGCTGGCGGTCAGCTCCCATGA
- the vanZ gene encoding VanZ family protein, which produces MLTPARLFFILALCIITIGRHYFLYSYAVFFIVVIEFLQSRPLYRNLKGHKTYTSIFILYLLFIVINRSRQFQFNDGIERMINIVEHGSFALVICLLTTCYFNVYMPKWPKARTIIIVVLIFNLIGYTNELFQNYVNGRPPFQLELDAVSDLRVNALGSLVFVCFMLFGTGTRNWPEQSGSR; this is translated from the coding sequence ATGCTCACACCTGCTCGACTCTTCTTCATTCTTGCACTTTGCATCATTACCATTGGAAGGCACTACTTCCTCTACTCCTATGCCGTATTCTTCATTGTAGTGATCGAATTCCTACAGAGCCGTCCACTGTATCGCAACCTTAAGGGCCACAAGACCTACACGAGCATATTCATCCTATACTTGCTTTTCATCGTCATCAACAGATCACGTCAATTCCAGTTCAACGATGGGATCGAGCGTATGATCAACATTGTGGAACATGGATCCTTCGCACTCGTGATCTGTTTATTGACCACGTGCTACTTCAACGTTTACATGCCCAAATGGCCAAAAGCAAGGACGATCATAATTGTTGTGTTGATCTTCAATTTGATCGGGTACACGAACGAGTTATTCCAGAACTATGTTAATGGCAGGCCCCCATTCCAGTTGGAGTTGGATGCGGTAAGTGACCTTCGGGTCAATGCGCTGGGATCCTTGGTATTCGTATGTTTTATGCTCTTTGGAACCGGAACACGAAATTGGCCTGAGCAATCTGGATCAAGATGA